A part of Aspergillus flavus chromosome 5, complete sequence genomic DNA contains:
- a CDS encoding C4-dicarboxylate transporter/malic acid transport protein has protein sequence MDITTNELDCDSYVKLDAFTRKTYRDVYPAIDPTRPELSQAGKVIVITGGSRGLGRSSFAASFARANADAIVLLARSSINLAQTEKLIKDINPSTYVLTIALDICDEAKVKDTFDKIKDRFGIPHVLINNAGPQRKSLLKYTAGWRRIVSNFSPSWFSTTMGTGMAGILFHLMPFEHAALQYIAIAFFVLNALLFLTVLGMSILRYTLYPEIWKVMIQDPVNSLFLATCPMGFATLIELWVFICVPQWGDWAKTTAWGLWIIDAVAAAAVTASLSFILISQHYVTSLERITALQLLPIAATIVASGVGAEIADILPNAQHAMGTVIVSYVLWGMSTPMAMIILVIYYQRLAVHKLPSRETIVSCFLPLGPLGFGGFSILYLGKVARQLLDESNAIDPLVGHIAYVLGLLLSLLMWSFGLIWLVFALATIYYRSPFPFNMGWWGFTFPLGVYAANTILLGKEMNLMFFKVCGTILSSAMILLWLVVATRTVHGAWHGVLFHAPCLQNLKEKLEDSQDDATNDEA, from the exons ATGGATATTACTACCAATGAACTTGACTGTGACAGCTATGTGAAACTCGATGCTTTCACTAGGAAGACCTATCGAGACGTTTATCCAGCAATTGACCCCACCCGCCCCGAGCTCTCCCAGGCTGGAAAGGTGATTGTTATCACTGGCGGTAGCCGTGGCCTTGGACGATCG TCCTTTGCTGCATCATTCGCTCGTGCCAATGCAGATGCTATCGTCCTCTTGGCACGATCCTCTATCAATTTGGCTCAGACTGAGAAGCTcattaaagatattaatccCTCGACATACGTGTTGACAATCGCCCTTGATATCTGTGACGAGGCAAAAGTCAAGGACACCTTtgataaaattaaagatcGGTTTGGCATTCCCCATGTCCTTATCAACAATGCAG GACCTCAACGCAAAAGCCTCTTAAAGTACACAGCAGGTTGGCGGAGAATCGTCAGCAACTTTAGTCCATC ATGGTTTTCCACAACAATGGGGACAGGCATGGCCGGAATCTTGTTCCATCTTATGCCTTTCGAGCATGCCGCGCTGCAGTACATAGCCATAGCCTTTTTTGTTCTGAATGCCTTGTTGTTCCTCACCGTGCTCGGCATGTCAATTCTCCGCTATACTCTCTATCCTGAAATCTGGAAGGTCATGATACAAGACCCAGTTAACTCGTTATTCCTGGCAACTTGTCCCATGGGCTTTGCCACCTTGATCGAGTTGTGGGTGTTTATTTGCGTACCACAGTGGGGAGACTGGGCGAAGACAACGGCCTGGGGGCTGTGGATTATCGATGCGGTCGCAGCTGCGGCGGTCACGGCATCACTCTCATTTATTCT TATATCGCAACATTACGTCACATCGTTAGAGCGAATAACCGCACTGCAATTGTTGCCGATCGCTGCCACAATCGTGGCGTCCGGGGTTGGAGCCGAGATCGCGGATATTTTGCCAAACGCGCAGCACGCCATGGGAACGGTGATCGTATCCTATGTGCTGTGGGGCATGTCTACGCCAATGGCCATGATAATCCTGGTGATCTATTACCAGCGTTTGGCGGTCCACAAGCTTCCATCAAGGGAAACTATCGTGAGTTGCTTTCTGCCACTGGGGCCACTTGGCTTTGGGGGTTTTAG TATCCTATACCTGGGCAAGGTGGCGCGACAGCTCCTCGACGAATCCAACGCAATCGACCCACTTGTCGGCCATATCGCATACGTCCTCGGTCTCTTGCTGTCTCTGTTGATGTGGTCTTTCGGGCTGATTTGGCTCGTTTTCGCGCTCGCTACCATCTACTATCGATCACCGTTTCCTTTCAACATGGGTTGGTGGGGATTCACGTTTCCTCTCGGAGTATATGCGGCCAATACTATCCTTTTGGGGAAGGAAATGAATTTAATGTTTTTTAAGGTTTGCGGGACG ATACTAAGCAGCGCGATGATATTATTGTGGCTGGTGGTTGCCACCCGTACCGTGCACGGAGCCTGGCATGGGGTTTTATTCCATGCGCCGTGCCTGCAAAActtgaaagaaaagctcgaAGATAGTCAGGATGATGCGACGAATGATGAAGCATAG
- a CDS encoding putative arabinan endo-1,5-alpha-L-arabinosidase A (arabinan endo-1,5-alpha-L-arabinosidase C), whose translation MYLQSSLALVLLRAAVVHGYANPGACSGACNIHDPSLIQNGDGTYYRFSTGNNISFASASSIEGPWTALGSVLPGGSSIDNSGRYDPWAPDVQKVGDLYYLYYAVSSFGTQESAIGLATSETMEEGTWTDKGSIVTSTTGDQYNAIDANLLVDGSANYLTFGSFWQDIFQVTLNGDATSSTSTPVNVAFDPATTHPVEGAYLYKYGDYYYLFYSWGTCCGYDTSRPAEGEEYKIKVCRSSTPTGNFVDASGVACTDGGGTVVLESHDNVYGPGGQGVYTDPNLGPVLYYHYVDTTIGYADSQKLFGWNAIDFSSGWPSV comes from the exons ATGTATCTCCAATCGTCTCTTGCATTAGTCCTTCTACGGGCTGCAGTCGTTCATGGTTACGCTAACCCGGGGGCTTGTTCTGGTGCCTGCAACATCCATGACCCTTCCTTGATCCAGAATGGCGACGGAACGTACTATCGGTTCTCAACAGGGAATaatatttcctttgcttcTGCTTCGTCCATTGAGGGTCCTTGGACAGCTCTGGGATCTGTATTACCTGGTGGATCCTCGATTGACAACTCGGGGAGATATGATCCTTGG GCACCCGACGTGCAAAAGGTGGGTGACCTTTACTACCTCTACTACGCTGTGTCCAGCTTCGGTACCCAAGAGTCCGCCATCGGTCTCGCAACGTCCGAAACCATGGAGGAAGGTACCTGGACCGACAAGGGCTCGATCGTTACATCCACAACGGGTGACCAATACAACGCCATCGACGCGAACCTGCTAGTAGACGGCTCCGCCAACTACCTGACATTTGGATCCTTCTGGCAGGACATTTTCCAAGTTACACTGAATGGAGATGCCACGTCTTCGACGTCAACGCCGGTTAACGTTGCTTTCGATCCGGCTACTACACATCCAGTCGAGGGTGCTTATCTCTACAAATATGGAGATTATTACTACCTGTTTTACTCATGGGGAACGTGCTGTGGGTATGATACCAGTAGACCCGCTGAAGGGGAGGAGTATAAAATCAAGGTTTGTCGGTCGAGTACGCCGACTGGAAACTTT GTTGATGCGAGCGGTGTTGCGTGCACGGATGGCGGTGGTACCGTCGTTCTTGAGAGCCATGATAATGTCTATGGACCTGGTGGACA GGGTGTCTACACCGACCCGAACCTTGGCCCTGTGCTTTACTATCACTACGTTGATACCACCATCGGATATGCTGACTCCCAGAAGTTATTTGGATGGAACGCGATCGATTTCTCGAGCGGATGGCCTTCTGTTTAA